The nucleotide window ACCAAGGTTGTGTTGAACGCCTTTTCGTTCATGACCACCGAGTAACCGTAGTTTAGATTAACATAGAGGTAATTAACCCCATTATATTCGTATTCACCGATTTTATATCCTTCTTCAACGTACACTTCTCTGGGCACGAAGGTGCCAACGGGGGTTTTAACGACGACCTTCCTCGGGGTGAAGATTACCTCATAACCGTTACCCCTGAACACGAAAACATCTCCAGCGCGCTCCACTAGTGGAACAACTACTAAAGCATAACCAGTCAAGTTATACTTTGGATGCATGTTGGCAGTAGCTACTATGGCCGGAAACTTAAGGAAATCGTAGTAAGAAACTATCACATAGTCAACTCCTAAACTTTCAGCCCACCTATAGTTAAGCTTACCCAGCAAGTACAGGGCAACCCCAATGCTAGGACTTCCCTGGGCTATGGGGGCTCTCCTAGCGTAGTAGGTTATCCACTGCCCGTAATCCCACCAGGCCAAAACAATATCGTTCTCATTTGAGTTACTCCTAAGCCACCTTAAAGCGTTAACCCAGTAATCGTTTATTAACGGCTTTTGCTTCGCAACGTAATTAAACCCTACCCCAGCGTTAACCCCGGGGAGGATAACTAAGAGAATTAAAGCAAGGGCAAGACCTTTCCTGAGAATTCTTTCATAAGCAGATATTAGACCAATACCGGCCATTAAAGTCACAGCCAAGGAACCTATGAACAGGAACCTCGTCCAAGTTAGGAACATGTAAAGGCTAGGAATTATCAGGCCTAGAAACATGAAATCCTGAACTTTCGGTCGCCTGAACTCCAAAAAGAACAGGGGAGAGAGAAAGAGGGACAACGCAAAGGCGGCCCATAGATCGCTAAATTTAGGTGGTACCGTCTCAGCTATTGGTACTTCCTTAAACATTCCGAACCCCGTGGATAAATCCTTCAAGAGGGAACCAAACTTCAAGAGCACAATGAGCAATCCGAGCAAAATTATAAAGGTGGAGAGAACAGCCCTAGCCTTTAAGCTCTTAAGGAAGTAACTCACAACGAGTAAGATAACTATTCCCAGAACGACGAGGGGGACGAGGTACTTGAGGTAAACAAGGAGGAAAGCGTCCTTAATCGTTGACAACTCCAAGGACAGTTTCTCGGCTACTGTTTTCCCCAATCCATGGTCATAACCAAACATTCCATAACCGAACTTTCCCCCGAGGTAATTTGCCATGAAAGCTCCAAGGACAGTTAAGGAAGCTAGCAATAATCCATCGAGAATGTATTTGTCTTCCCTAAGCAGAAAAGCTCCAAAGGAAAGAAGTAAAGCATTTCCCAATAGGAATATAAAGATCGGATAGTATGCCTGCCAAAATATACTAGCCAACCCGCTGCCAATCCCTGGAATTAAATAAAAGATAAGCCTCCTGTACCTCCAGCTCCTCCTCTTCTCACCTAAAGCTAATGCTATTCCGAGGAAAGCCAGGGAATACCAGAAGAGCATGTAGTTGTCTCCCCTGTAGTAGTTGGCCATCGACCTAAAGACGTGCCCATAGCTAACCCCTAAAAATAGGGAAGCGTAGAAAGCTTTCCTCTCGCCGTAGAGCTTCAACAAGGCTAAGTAAGTGAACACGACAGTTAAAACACCGAATATCACGGGGGTTATCTTAAAAGCGGTGTAGAGTGGGATATTGAAGATCTTGTGGATGTAAGCTGGGATCATCCAGAGGCCGAGAGGATGGAATTTCCTCATCTGCATTCCCCAAGGAGCTTTAGCCAAGGTAAAGAAGTTGAACCATTCTCCAGCTTTCAATGCCTCCTCGATGTAAGCCAAGTGGAGGTAGGGATCATAACCAAGTAAGTACTTGAACCTGAACGTTAGGAGTCTATAAAACAGGGATACAACGATTATTATAGGGAGTGCTACCCTGGGTTTAAACGGGTTTAGCTTCACGTATCTCACCTAAAAGTGAGGGTTATCAAGAAAATTTTAAGTTTTCTCAAGGTTAAAAATCAAACATCAATAACTTTAACCCTTAGATTTGATACCCTTGCAATGTCTAGAAAGTCTTTATCCTTTGTTATCAGTTCCTCATTATTACTGATACAAATTGAGGCAATTAGTAAGTCAGCAAAAGCCTTCGGTTTTCCAATTTTCAAAAGTCTCTCCTGAATCTTGTGAGCTAAGAGAAAGTCTTCAAAGGTTGGAAAGAGAACATTTCCATGGAATTTCTTATATCTTATTATCGCTGGATACTCAACGAAAGTTATCCCTGTTATGTTTTCTTTTATTTCGTCCTTTCTTTTAACCCGATCTATAACAATGCTTGTATCTAATACAACCATTTGATCCTCTCCTTCTCTTTTTCTCTAACATAAGTATGATCAGTAATTTCTTCTTCAAGCTCTACAACGCCTAACATTTCCCTTAACTTATCAACAGGCATGACTTTAGGGGAAAGTTCCATTAATACTTTATTTAGGATAGTCTTAAGTCTCTCCTCATCTACCCACTCCGGAACTTCTATAGTGATAACCTTGCTCATATGACCACCAAAGGTTACTATCATCCAATGACTTTTTAAGTTTCTGAAATTGATTAGGCTCGCCACTTATGATGGGGATGCTGAAGAGGTTTGAATCCCCTCGTGTTCTCCCGCCTTTGGGAGGGAGACGTCAGATTTCGTTATTCTCATCGTAACTCTATCCAAATGTCCTCATCAACTTTACCAGGAATTTCTCCCTCCCTAATGATGAGGTGTGAAGAAATATAAACATGGCTAAGTAAATTCAAAGCTCGGGGAGTATGTAATAGACGTAGTGGGGCCTGTTCGTGAACTCGTCTATGTAAACTACTGTTCCAGGCCTCGGAGGCTTCAGGTAGTGAACCTCCCCCTTCCTAGTAGTTACCGCCGCAAAGGCATCTCCCTTCCTAACCCTGTTCCCAACGTCGGCAATCAACGTCACGACGTAACCTTCCACGGGCAACAGCAACAGCTCATCACCCTTCTTCAAGTAAATCTTCGTCCTCCTGTCGGGGTAGACTATTATGGCATCGACTTTCATCCTGTGCTCGTACTGGTCAACGTAGAAGTGGAACCTGTCGTATATCTCCTTGGCCAGGAACTTAGCCCTATCCAAGTCTACGAAATCTGGAATCTCGTCTCCTTCCCCTAGCTTCACCTCCAAGTTATCCTGTATTATTATGCACTCGTGCTTAACCTTCCTACCCTCGAGGCACTCCTCCTTGGGAACCTCAACGTACAACTGTGGCAACCTGCTCATACCCTCACCTCCTTTCTAAACACGAGGACGTTCGGATTCTCTGTTTCATCCCAAAGATAAAGGTTTAACCTTTTTATCCCAGGGAGGAGGGGTTTAACTCCACTAGGTAACATCACCTCGAACTCCTCCTCTCCCCTCTCCCTGGCAACCCAAGCCATTCCTGGTAGCATTAGCTTTAAAAGAGGTAATCCAACGTCTAAAGGAGTGAAAACCGTCCAGAGCTTTGAAGCGAGAAAGTAAACGCCGTTTATCTCATAAAGCTCTGCATTCTTCTTTATCCAATCCACCGCCTCCTCGCTCCTCCTAACGAATCTCCATCCGACTGGAATTATTCCCAGGGTTAGGTGTTTTAGCTCTAAGTCAACCTTAGTTGGCTCCTCCGGCTCAAAGCTCTCTGTCTTTGCTCCGAAGACGAAGAATTTAGCCTTAACATAGAATCCCGTTTTCTCAGCTAATGAGATGCTAGCTTTATTAAAGAAGTACGTTGCGAACTCCAGGGCCTTTATCTTACCTTCCTGGGCTAACCTCTTGCCCAAGTCAAGCATGAAGTTGTGCAAAACCCTTCCGTAGCCTCTCCCCCTGTACTCCGGGTGAACCCTAAGTCCTTCTAGCCATCCCACCTTTCCCGGGAGGATCGTCAACTTAACCGTTCCCACGACTTTCCCCTCAACCTCCAGGACGTAGAAGTTGTCTCCCAACCAGTCGTCGAAGACCTTAGCCAAGTAATCCTCCCCCTCCCAGGTTAGCCTCGATATATCCTCTATGAACGGTCTATCCTCGGGCCTAGCTTCCCGTATCTGCATGGTTAGGCTTTCGTCCTTTATACTTTTGAAGTTTTACCTTATCTGGTGAAAATGACCTGAGAAGATACACCAAAACGGAGCCGGCAAAACACCTTTTTGACTCATGTTTAGAGTTTTTTATTGGAATTCAAATTCTCAAAGTCCTTCAAATCCCACAGGAGCCAGCCCTCACTTTTAAGGAGTTCCTTACATTTAATGCCCTTTGCTATCAACCCATAGTACTTCTGCCAGTTTTCTAACCCAACAAGCTCACCTTTACGCTCTAAATCTTTTAAAACTCCTCTCGCCTCTTTCTCGCCTAATTCCTTCCACTTTACCTCCACCAGCAAGACCTTTTTTTCTCCTCTGTTCAGCGCAAGAAGGTCAATCTCCTCACTTCTCTGCCACCACTTCCCGATCTCCATAAATTTAAACGGCAACCCTCCATGCTTATTTACTTCTATTAAAAATTCCCTGGCTACTTTTTCGAAGGTCTTTCCAAGATAGGTGTTGAAGTTCCTTAGGAAATCCCGAATTGCCGGCTCGGGGTTAAGGGAGTCTATCTCCTCATAATGCGGACTGACGAAGCGGTGATAAAAACGGAAGTACTCATCTTCTATAACATAAATCCCTCTTTTGGCTTTCCTCTCTGTTATCGGAACCTCCCGCCTCACAATTCCAAGATTCGAAAGCACCCTAAGATATGTAGATAGGTCTTTGGCCTCAATTCCAACGTACTGAGCGATCTCGTTAAGCCTGGTTTTTCCCATGGCTATGGCCTCGATGATCTGCATGTATCTGGTTGGATTCCTCAGTTCTTCCATGAGGAGAAGCCTCGCCTCGTTAAAAAGAAATGCACTCGGGTTAAAGAAGTTGTTGATGATCTCATCATCACTCCCCGTTTTGAAGAATTCCATGTATTTAGGGATCCCCCACGTGACACCGTAGAGTCTTAAAAGCCTCTCAAAGTCCTTTCCAAACCATTCGACCATATCGAAGAAGCGGAATGGTTTGACCTTCAGAACTCCACTTGCCCGCCCATAGAGAGGGCTCTTGTAGCTGAGAATCTCACGCTCCATCATTCCAACGCTCGAACCGCAGAGGATAATGGTGATCTCTGAACCTTCAAGCACTATATCCACAATCTCCTGAAACTCGGATATAACGCCCTTATCTGCCTCTATCAGGTAAGGGAACTCATCAAAAATAACCAAAAGCTTTCCCTGCCCTCTTAGGAACTTGAATGCATCCTTAAAGCTTTCGAATCTTACCGGAGCACCGATGAAAGAACTTATTTCCTGGGAAAATCTCTTGAGGTCTTTCTCATATCCCCTCTGGGAGCAGAGAAAATATATGCCCCTTTTGTTCTCCAAGAATTTCCTCAAAAGGGCAGTCTTTCCCACTCTTCTCCTTCCATAGACCACGAAAAGCCGAAAGCCTTCTTCCCATGCCCTTTCTAAGACTTTGAGCTCTCTCTTCCGGTTTACAAATTTTCGAATCATGATTATAATAAACATGATTCGAATATTTAAATACTTCGGCTTTATGCTGTGGCGCGAAGCGCCGAGATAAAGAGAGAAAATAAGCCAGCAGATAACTCAATCCTAACAACAAGACCTTTAGGGATTTAAGTAAATCTTCGCAATCGATCTATTCATTCAGCTTTTTCTTTATTTCCTCGAACTCTTCGATTAGATAGAAGGCATTAACTCCAAATTTTCTAGCACTTTCAACTTGAGCCCTATCGTTCGATACAAGGATAGCATCTCTAACTTTTGCAGTAGCAATGTAGAAAGAGTCTATCGCCCTACATCCGGTTTCAAAGGCTATCAAGAACGCAAGCTCATAAATTTCATAGTCTTCAATAAAGTTAACGCTATTAAAGACTTCCTCTGCAATAATAAAAGCTCTGTCTTTATTCATTCTCCTTACTAGTTGCCCAATGAACTCTATCCTAAATACTTTGGGCTCAAAAATTATAACTTCTTTTCCCCTATGTCCTTGAATAGTGCATCTGCAAGTTCAGTTCTCCTCCTGTTATATTCAAAGAATAAATCTATGAAGACCGATGTATCAACAACAATCATCTTCTCTCCTCCAAGAACTCCTCAAGGACATCCTCCCTTACCTTTATCCTGTACTTCTTTGCTATCTCGGATATTTGCTTTGGTAATCTTACAACAACAACCCCCCTCGTTCCCTCCTTAAGCTTAATCTTCTTCAACGGCTTAAAAACGCCGTCTTCATAAACAACCTCAATAACCTCCATCCAAAACCCCTCCTTTTCAAAATTTCTACATAGTGCCTTATAATGCTTTGCCCTTCGAGGATGATCTGTAGTTCTAATTCGGGCCTCCTTCTATCAACAAAACAGCTCCGCAATAACGCCTAAATATAATGCATGTGTTTAATGTATTAGTGAGGCTGATGGTTAAAACGATAACGATCCCGAATGAAGGGCGAGAAATCATTTAGTGAGCTCCTTAGGGAACTCTTAA belongs to Pyrococcus abyssi GE5 and includes:
- a CDS encoding PIN domain-containing protein, translating into MVVLDTSIVIDRVKRKDEIKENITGITFVEYPAIIRYKKFHGNVLFPTFEDFLLAHKIQERLLKIGKPKAFADLLIASICISNNEELITKDKDFLDIARVSNLRVKVIDV
- a CDS encoding DUF2118 family protein, giving the protein MSRLPQLYVEVPKEECLEGRKVKHECIIIQDNLEVKLGEGDEIPDFVDLDRAKFLAKEIYDRFHFYVDQYEHRMKVDAIIVYPDRRTKIYLKKGDELLLLPVEGYVVTLIADVGNRVRKGDAFAAVTTRKGEVHYLKPPRPGTVVYIDEFTNRPHYVYYILPEL
- a CDS encoding GNAT family N-acetyltransferase, whose translation is MQIREARPEDRPFIEDISRLTWEGEDYLAKVFDDWLGDNFYVLEVEGKVVGTVKLTILPGKVGWLEGLRVHPEYRGRGYGRVLHNFMLDLGKRLAQEGKIKALEFATYFFNKASISLAEKTGFYVKAKFFVFGAKTESFEPEEPTKVDLELKHLTLGIIPVGWRFVRRSEEAVDWIKKNAELYEINGVYFLASKLWTVFTPLDVGLPLLKLMLPGMAWVARERGEEEFEVMLPSGVKPLLPGIKRLNLYLWDETENPNVLVFRKEVRV
- a CDS encoding ATP-binding protein, with the translated sequence MIRKFVNRKRELKVLERAWEEGFRLFVVYGRRRVGKTALLRKFLENKRGIYFLCSQRGYEKDLKRFSQEISSFIGAPVRFESFKDAFKFLRGQGKLLVIFDEFPYLIEADKGVISEFQEIVDIVLEGSEITIILCGSSVGMMEREILSYKSPLYGRASGVLKVKPFRFFDMVEWFGKDFERLLRLYGVTWGIPKYMEFFKTGSDDEIINNFFNPSAFLFNEARLLLMEELRNPTRYMQIIEAIAMGKTRLNEIAQYVGIEAKDLSTYLRVLSNLGIVRREVPITERKAKRGIYVIEDEYFRFYHRFVSPHYEEIDSLNPEPAIRDFLRNFNTYLGKTFEKVAREFLIEVNKHGGLPFKFMEIGKWWQRSEEIDLLALNRGEKKVLLVEVKWKELGEKEARGVLKDLERKGELVGLENWQKYYGLIAKGIKCKELLKSEGWLLWDLKDFENLNSNKKL
- a CDS encoding PIN domain-containing protein, encoding MNKDRAFIIAEEVFNSVNFIEDYEIYELAFLIAFETGCRAIDSFYIATAKVRDAILVSNDRAQVESARKFGVNAFYLIEEFEEIKKKLNE
- a CDS encoding antitoxin family protein — protein: MEVIEVVYEDGVFKPLKKIKLKEGTRGVVVVRLPKQISEIAKKYRIKVREDVLEEFLEERR